Proteins encoded together in one Onychomys torridus chromosome 1, mOncTor1.1, whole genome shotgun sequence window:
- the Nr2f2 gene encoding COUP transcription factor 2 isoform X1 yields MAMVVSTWRDPQDEVPGSQGSQASQAPPVPGPPPGAPHTPQTPGQGGPASTPAQTAAGGQGGPGGPGSDKQQQQQHIECVVCGDKSSGKHYGQFTCEGCKSFFKRSVRRNLSYTCRANRNCPIDQHHRNQCQYCRLKKCLKVGMRREAVQRGRMPPTQPTHGQFALTNGDPLNCHSYLSGYISLLLRAEPYPTSRFGSQCMQPNNIMGIENICELAARMLFSAVEWARNIPFFPDLQITDQVALLRLTWSELFVLNAAQCSMPLHVAPLLAAAGLHASPMSADRVVAFMDHIRIFQEQVEKLKALHVDSAEYSCLKAIVLFTSDACGLSDVAHVESLQEKSQCALEEYVRSQYPNQPTRFGKLLLRLPSLRTVSSSVIEQLFFVRLVGKTPIETLIRDMLLSGSSFNWPYMAIQ; encoded by the exons ATGGCAATGGTAGTCAGCACGTGGCGCGACCCCCAGGACGAGGTGCCCGGCTCTCAGGGCAGCCAGGCCTCGCAGGCGCCGCCCGTGCCGGGCCCGCCGCCTGGCGCCCCGCACACGCCACAGACGCCGGGCCAAGGGGGCCCGGCCAGCACGCCGGCCCAGACAGCGGCTGGCGGCCAGGGCGGCCCTGGCGGCCCCGGCAGcgacaagcagcagcagcagcagcacatcgAGTGTGTGGTGTGCGGGGACAAGTCGAGCGGCAAGCACTACGGCCAATTCACGTGCGAGGGCTGCAAGAGCTTCTTCAAGCGCAGCGTGCGGAGGAACCTGAGCTACACGTGCCGCGCCAACCGGAACTGTCCCATCGACCAGCACCACCGCAACCAGTGCCAGTACTGCCGCCTCAAAAAGTGCCTCAAAGTGGGCATGAGACGGGAAG ctgTTCAGAGGGGCAGGATGCCGCCCACCCAGCCTACCCACGGGCAGTTCGCGCTGACCAACGGGGACCCCCTCAACTGCCACTCGTACCTGTCCGGATATATTTCCCTGCTGCTGCGTGCAGAGCCCTACCCCACGTCTCGCTTCGGCAGCCAGTGCATGCAGCCTAACAACATCATGGGCATCGAGAACATTTGCGAACTGGCCGCGCGGATGCTCTTCAGCGCCGTGGAGTGGGCCCGGAACATCCCCTTCTTCCCTGACCTGCAGATCACGGACCAGGTGGCCCTTCTTCGCCTCACCTGGAGTGAGCTGTTCGTGCTGAATGCAGCGCAGTGCTCCATGCCCCTCCACGTCGCCCCGCTGCTGGCCGCGGCTGGCCTGCACGCTTCACCCATGTCAGCCGACCGGGTGGTCGCCTTTATGGACCACATACGGATCTTCCAAGAGCAAGTGGAGAAGCTCAAGGCACTGCACGTCGATTCCGCCGAGTACAGCTGCCTCAAGGCCATCGTCCTGTTCACCTCAG ATGCCTGTGGTCTGTCTGATGTAGCCCATGTGGAAAGCTTGCAGGAAAAGTCCCAGTGTGCTTTGGAAGAGTACGTTAGGAGCCAGTACCCCAACCAGCCAACGCGGTTCGGAAAGCTTTTGCTTCGTCTGCCTTCCCTCCGCACGGTCTCCTCCTCAGTCATAGAGCAATTGTTTTTCGTCCGTTTGGTAGGTAAAACCCCCATCGAAACCCTCATCCGGGATATGTTACTGTCCGGCAGCAGTTTTAACTGGCCATATATGGcaattcaataa
- the Nr2f2 gene encoding COUP transcription factor 2 isoform X2: protein MQAVWDLEQGKYGFAVQRGRMPPTQPTHGQFALTNGDPLNCHSYLSGYISLLLRAEPYPTSRFGSQCMQPNNIMGIENICELAARMLFSAVEWARNIPFFPDLQITDQVALLRLTWSELFVLNAAQCSMPLHVAPLLAAAGLHASPMSADRVVAFMDHIRIFQEQVEKLKALHVDSAEYSCLKAIVLFTSDACGLSDVAHVESLQEKSQCALEEYVRSQYPNQPTRFGKLLLRLPSLRTVSSSVIEQLFFVRLVGKTPIETLIRDMLLSGSSFNWPYMAIQ from the exons ATGCAAGCGGTTTGGGACCTTGAACAAGGCAAATATGGTTTTG ctgTTCAGAGGGGCAGGATGCCGCCCACCCAGCCTACCCACGGGCAGTTCGCGCTGACCAACGGGGACCCCCTCAACTGCCACTCGTACCTGTCCGGATATATTTCCCTGCTGCTGCGTGCAGAGCCCTACCCCACGTCTCGCTTCGGCAGCCAGTGCATGCAGCCTAACAACATCATGGGCATCGAGAACATTTGCGAACTGGCCGCGCGGATGCTCTTCAGCGCCGTGGAGTGGGCCCGGAACATCCCCTTCTTCCCTGACCTGCAGATCACGGACCAGGTGGCCCTTCTTCGCCTCACCTGGAGTGAGCTGTTCGTGCTGAATGCAGCGCAGTGCTCCATGCCCCTCCACGTCGCCCCGCTGCTGGCCGCGGCTGGCCTGCACGCTTCACCCATGTCAGCCGACCGGGTGGTCGCCTTTATGGACCACATACGGATCTTCCAAGAGCAAGTGGAGAAGCTCAAGGCACTGCACGTCGATTCCGCCGAGTACAGCTGCCTCAAGGCCATCGTCCTGTTCACCTCAG ATGCCTGTGGTCTGTCTGATGTAGCCCATGTGGAAAGCTTGCAGGAAAAGTCCCAGTGTGCTTTGGAAGAGTACGTTAGGAGCCAGTACCCCAACCAGCCAACGCGGTTCGGAAAGCTTTTGCTTCGTCTGCCTTCCCTCCGCACGGTCTCCTCCTCAGTCATAGAGCAATTGTTTTTCGTCCGTTTGGTAGGTAAAACCCCCATCGAAACCCTCATCCGGGATATGTTACTGTCCGGCAGCAGTTTTAACTGGCCATATATGGcaattcaataa